The proteins below are encoded in one region of Dehalococcoidia bacterium:
- the hisF gene encoding imidazole glycerol phosphate synthase subunit HisF translates to MKTVRVIPCLDMKQGRVVKGVHFVELRDAADPVEAARAYSEGGADEIAFLDITATIEGRRTMFDVLKKVSAVVKVPLTVGGGIKSLTDIEEALKSGASCVSISSAAYRDPEMVKKAVKEYGAKRILIAIDADENRKLPSKREVYIDGGRTATGKDAVEFAKEMAALGIGQILPTSKATDGTKAGFDLHLTRSIADATKLPVIASGGAGTLEHFYEAVKEGHAQAVLGASVFHFGTFTVRQVKEYLKSKGVPVNL, encoded by the coding sequence ATGAAGACTGTAAGAGTGATCCCGTGTCTGGATATGAAACAGGGTCGGGTGGTCAAGGGGGTTCACTTTGTGGAATTGCGCGATGCGGCCGATCCCGTGGAAGCAGCACGCGCCTATTCTGAAGGCGGAGCGGACGAGATCGCTTTTCTGGATATCACCGCCACCATCGAGGGACGCCGGACGATGTTCGATGTCCTCAAAAAAGTGTCCGCAGTGGTTAAGGTGCCGCTGACGGTCGGTGGGGGGATCAAATCGCTGACGGATATCGAGGAAGCACTGAAATCGGGAGCGAGCTGTGTTTCCATTTCCAGCGCTGCCTACCGGGACCCTGAGATGGTGAAGAAGGCGGTCAAAGAGTACGGGGCCAAGAGGATATTGATTGCCATCGATGCCGATGAGAACAGGAAACTGCCATCCAAGCGTGAGGTCTATATTGATGGCGGGCGCACGGCCACCGGCAAAGACGCCGTCGAGTTTGCCAAAGAGATGGCTGCGCTCGGTATAGGGCAGATCCTTCCTACGAGCAAAGCCACTGACGGCACCAAGGCCGGATTCGATCTGCACCTTACGCGTTCGATTGCCGATGCTACCAAATTACCGGTCATCGCCAGCGGAGGCGCAGGCACGCTGGAGCATTTCTATGAAGCGGTCAAGGAAGGACACGCGCAAGCGGTCCTGGGCGCTTCGGTCTTCCATTTTGGAACGTTCACCGTTCGTCAGGTCAAGGAATACCTCAAATCGAAAGGCGTGCCGGTGAATCTGTAG
- the carB gene encoding carbamoyl-phosphate synthase large subunit, whose product MPRRDDIKKVMIIGSGPIVIGQACEFDYSGTQACKALRALGYQIVLVNSNPATIMTDPGMADVTYIEPLNVATMAQIIEKERPDALLPNLGGQTGLNLSSQLAKSGVLEKFGVKVIGVDVDAIERGEDRIAFKETMNRLGIEMPKSQAAYSVEEAEKVAAELGYPVVVRPAYTMGGTGGGLVYNVEELRLVASRGIAASFVGQILIEESVLGWEELELEVIRDAKNQMITVCFIENVDAMGVHTGDSYCTAPMLTIDPALQKRLQDYSYKIVEAIQVIGGTNIQFAHDPNTGRVVVIEINPRTSRSSALASKATGFPIALISSKLAAGLTLDEIPYWRDGTLEKYTPSGDYVVVKFARWAFEKFKDAQDKLGTQMRAVGEVMSIGKNYKEAFQKAIRSLENGRYGLGFAKDFNKKSLAELMDLLKEPSSERQFIMYEALRKGADVQELYKKTYIKPWFITQMKELVEMEEKILQHKGKKLPDALLIQAKKDGFADRYLAQILGIPEKEIRDRRTDIGIVEGWEPVPVSGVENAAYYFSTYNAPDKTSRSDRKKVMVLGGGPNRIGQGIEFDYCCVHAAFALRDMGLETIMVNCNPETVSTDYDTSDKLYFEPLTVEDVLSIYEKEKPEGVIVQFGGQTPLNIAAELAAAGVNILGTSPDMIDLAEDRDRFRKMMEKMDIPMPRSGMASNVSQALEIAGQIGYPLMVRPSYVLGGRGMQVVHDDEMMREYMGAAVGVTPDRPILIDKFLEHAIETEADAVADGIDIFVPAVMEHIEFAGVHSGDAACVIPPVSIPPKHIETINDYTKRIAKELQVVGLMNMQYAICNDIVYVLEANPRASRTVPLVSKVCNVSMARMATQTMLGKKLADLDTRPRSVPYYGVKEAVFPFNMFPEVDPVIGPEMRSTGEVLGIADSFGLAFFKSQEAAQQLLPTEGTVLITVWEKDDPAVSEVARQFSQLGFRIKATEGTQEFLEESGIASERILKLQEGRPNIVDAITNKQIQLVINTPAGKRSQYDDSYIRKTAIKYKVPYITTLAGAYAAAKGIAAYRTGRSKVKSLQSYHADIK is encoded by the coding sequence ATGCCAAGGCGGGATGACATCAAGAAGGTAATGATTATCGGGTCGGGGCCGATCGTGATCGGGCAGGCTTGCGAGTTCGACTATTCGGGAACCCAGGCTTGCAAAGCCCTCCGAGCACTGGGATACCAGATCGTGCTGGTGAACTCGAACCCGGCCACCATCATGACCGATCCCGGCATGGCAGATGTAACCTATATTGAGCCGCTCAATGTGGCCACGATGGCCCAGATCATCGAGAAGGAACGCCCGGATGCGCTCTTGCCGAACCTGGGCGGCCAAACCGGCCTGAACCTTAGCTCTCAACTGGCTAAATCCGGGGTTCTGGAGAAGTTCGGCGTCAAAGTCATTGGCGTGGATGTGGACGCCATCGAACGCGGAGAGGACCGGATTGCATTCAAGGAAACGATGAATCGACTGGGTATCGAGATGCCGAAAAGCCAGGCGGCTTACAGCGTTGAGGAAGCGGAAAAAGTGGCTGCGGAACTTGGCTATCCGGTGGTGGTGCGGCCGGCCTATACCATGGGGGGAACCGGTGGAGGGCTGGTCTATAATGTGGAGGAGCTGCGTTTGGTTGCCAGCCGTGGCATTGCCGCGAGCTTCGTCGGGCAGATTCTGATTGAAGAATCGGTTCTGGGCTGGGAAGAACTGGAACTGGAAGTAATCCGGGACGCCAAGAACCAGATGATCACCGTTTGTTTTATCGAGAACGTGGATGCGATGGGAGTGCACACCGGAGACTCTTATTGCACAGCTCCGATGCTCACCATCGATCCCGCACTCCAGAAACGCCTGCAGGATTATTCCTACAAGATCGTCGAGGCCATACAGGTCATCGGGGGGACCAATATCCAGTTTGCCCATGATCCCAACACCGGACGGGTAGTGGTGATCGAGATCAATCCGCGAACCTCCCGTTCATCAGCGCTTGCTTCCAAAGCCACCGGATTTCCAATCGCGCTGATCTCCTCGAAGCTTGCTGCCGGACTCACGCTCGATGAGATTCCCTATTGGCGGGATGGGACGCTGGAGAAATACACTCCTTCAGGCGACTATGTGGTGGTCAAATTTGCCAGGTGGGCCTTTGAAAAATTCAAAGATGCTCAGGATAAACTCGGAACCCAGATGCGTGCCGTCGGCGAGGTGATGAGCATCGGCAAGAATTACAAAGAGGCTTTCCAGAAGGCCATTCGTTCACTAGAGAATGGCCGTTATGGGCTGGGCTTTGCCAAGGATTTCAATAAGAAATCGCTCGCTGAGCTGATGGACTTGCTCAAGGAGCCTTCGAGCGAACGGCAGTTCATCATGTACGAGGCTCTGCGTAAGGGCGCCGATGTGCAGGAGCTTTACAAGAAGACTTATATCAAGCCCTGGTTCATCACCCAGATGAAAGAACTGGTGGAGATGGAGGAGAAGATACTCCAACATAAAGGCAAGAAGTTGCCGGATGCGTTGCTGATCCAGGCCAAGAAAGACGGCTTTGCCGATCGATACCTGGCCCAGATTCTGGGTATTCCGGAGAAGGAGATTCGAGACCGACGCACTGACATCGGGATCGTTGAGGGATGGGAGCCGGTGCCGGTGAGCGGTGTAGAGAATGCAGCGTATTACTTTTCGACCTACAATGCGCCGGACAAGACTTCTCGGAGTGATCGGAAGAAGGTGATGGTTCTTGGTGGCGGACCTAACCGGATCGGACAGGGAATCGAGTTTGACTATTGTTGTGTCCATGCCGCTTTTGCCCTTCGCGATATGGGGCTGGAGACGATCATGGTCAACTGCAATCCGGAGACGGTATCAACTGACTATGACACTTCCGATAAACTCTACTTTGAACCTCTGACGGTTGAAGATGTGTTGAGTATCTATGAAAAGGAAAAGCCCGAGGGCGTGATCGTTCAATTCGGGGGACAGACGCCGCTGAACATCGCCGCTGAACTGGCGGCAGCCGGGGTTAATATCCTGGGCACTTCGCCGGATATGATCGACCTGGCGGAGGACCGGGATCGATTCCGCAAGATGATGGAAAAGATGGATATTCCCATGCCTCGTTCCGGCATGGCCAGCAATGTAAGCCAGGCGCTGGAGATAGCAGGGCAGATCGGCTATCCCTTGATGGTGCGCCCATCTTATGTGCTGGGCGGGCGGGGGATGCAGGTGGTCCATGACGATGAGATGATGCGGGAATACATGGGTGCGGCTGTGGGCGTTACACCGGACCGGCCGATCCTGATCGATAAGTTCCTGGAACATGCCATCGAGACTGAAGCCGACGCTGTTGCCGATGGTATCGATATCTTTGTTCCGGCTGTAATGGAGCACATCGAATTCGCCGGGGTCCACTCCGGAGATGCCGCTTGTGTGATTCCGCCCGTCAGCATTCCTCCAAAGCACATCGAAACCATCAACGATTACACCAAAAGGATCGCTAAAGAGCTTCAGGTGGTGGGCCTGATGAATATGCAGTACGCCATTTGCAATGACATCGTGTATGTTCTGGAAGCCAATCCGAGAGCGTCGCGAACCGTGCCGCTGGTTTCCAAAGTCTGCAACGTATCGATGGCGCGCATGGCCACTCAGACGATGCTGGGGAAGAAGCTCGCCGATCTTGATACCCGGCCGAGATCGGTTCCCTATTACGGGGTCAAAGAAGCGGTTTTCCCCTTCAACATGTTCCCGGAAGTCGATCCGGTCATCGGTCCGGAGATGCGCTCTACGGGTGAAGTGCTGGGGATTGCCGATTCGTTCGGACTGGCGTTCTTCAAATCGCAGGAGGCCGCCCAGCAGTTGCTTCCGACCGAGGGGACAGTGCTGATCACAGTCTGGGAGAAAGATGATCCGGCCGTATCCGAGGTGGCCAGGCAATTCTCCCAGCTCGGCTTCAGGATAAAGGCAACGGAGGGCACGCAAGAGTTCCTGGAAGAAAGTGGCATCGCCTCCGAGCGCATTCTTAAATTGCAGGAAGGCCGCCCCAACATTGTGGATGCCATCACTAACAAACAGATTCAACTGGTGATCAATACACCGGCCGGCAAGCGCAGTCAGTATGACGACTCCTATATTCGCAAGACGGCCATCAAATATAAAGTGCCTTATATCACCACATTGGCTGGAGCTTATGCTGCTGCCAAGGGGATCGCCGCGTATCGCACGGGAAGGTCGAAGGTAAAGTCTCTGCAGAGCTATCATGCGGACATTAAGTAG
- a CDS encoding GIY-YIG nuclease family protein — protein sequence MTEQSYDLEFKGYWPEENRWSIPAISGIYCVYECTFDPQSKFVSLNELIYIGGADDVNSRIATHEKYPFWKKHVLPGNELYFSCALLNAKYRDQCEAAMIFEHKPPENHEHHRSFPFDRTIVSLSGKTELLHTHFTVEKSA from the coding sequence ATGACAGAGCAATCCTACGATCTGGAGTTCAAAGGATACTGGCCGGAAGAAAATCGGTGGAGCATTCCGGCAATATCAGGAATCTACTGTGTATATGAGTGTACGTTCGATCCTCAAAGCAAATTCGTATCGCTCAACGAACTGATCTACATAGGCGGGGCTGATGACGTCAACAGCCGAATCGCCACCCACGAGAAGTATCCCTTCTGGAAAAAGCACGTTCTCCCCGGCAACGAGTTATACTTCTCATGCGCCCTGCTCAATGCAAAATATCGCGACCAATGCGAGGCCGCTATGATCTTCGAGCATAAGCCGCCGGAGAATCACGAACACCACCGTTCTTTTCCCTTCGACCGAACCATCGTTTCCCTCTCGGGAAAGACCGAACTCCTCCACACCCACTTCACCGTCGAGAAAAGTGCATGA
- the rsgA gene encoding ribosome small subunit-dependent GTPase A encodes MELSTLGLDDWFQRKRFELNKPGFRMARVTAVNRDNYLVRNEAGEVLAELTGRLMFSAESALDLPAVGDWAWVQYTNSDTFAIIDDLLPRKSVLRRKAAGKRVDYQIIASNIDTAFIMQSCDFNFNLRRLERYLVMANDGNIEPMLLLSKSDLISQEALEQRIAAVRDANIRCEIIAFSNQTGAGLDSIRQVMEPGKTYCLLGSSGVGKTTLLNHLIGRNAFETNLVRPKDGRGRHTTARRQLIVLDEGVMLIDTPGMRELGNIGVTTGIDESFADILELSKGCRFTDCTHTSEVGCSVLQAAQDGILDQARYQSYLRLRKESEHYELSYVEKRKKDRKFGQFIKAAKKQVKNK; translated from the coding sequence ATGGAGCTATCGACTCTCGGCTTGGATGACTGGTTTCAACGAAAGCGATTTGAGTTAAACAAACCCGGCTTTCGCATGGCTCGCGTTACTGCCGTCAACAGAGACAATTACCTGGTAAGAAATGAAGCTGGTGAAGTTCTAGCCGAACTCACCGGAAGGCTAATGTTCTCCGCAGAATCTGCCCTTGATCTTCCCGCAGTCGGAGATTGGGCATGGGTTCAATACACCAACTCCGATACGTTTGCCATTATCGATGATCTGCTCCCAAGGAAATCGGTGTTAAGGCGCAAAGCCGCCGGTAAGAGGGTAGACTACCAGATCATTGCCTCAAACATTGATACGGCCTTCATTATGCAGTCATGCGACTTCAACTTCAATCTGCGCAGACTGGAACGATATCTGGTGATGGCCAACGACGGCAATATCGAGCCGATGCTTCTTCTGAGCAAAAGCGATCTGATCAGCCAGGAGGCTTTGGAGCAGAGAATTGCAGCGGTCAGGGATGCAAACATCCGTTGCGAGATCATCGCTTTCAGCAACCAAACCGGGGCAGGGTTAGACAGCATCAGGCAGGTGATGGAACCCGGCAAAACCTATTGTTTACTCGGTTCATCGGGAGTTGGCAAAACCACTCTTTTGAACCACCTCATCGGACGGAACGCGTTTGAAACAAACCTTGTCCGCCCGAAAGACGGCAGGGGAAGACATACCACGGCGCGCCGCCAACTGATTGTCCTTGACGAGGGAGTTATGCTGATCGATACTCCCGGGATGAGGGAACTGGGGAATATCGGCGTCACCACAGGCATTGACGAGAGCTTCGCTGATATTCTGGAGCTCTCCAAAGGATGCCGATTCACTGATTGCACCCACACCAGTGAAGTCGGGTGCTCCGTTCTGCAGGCCGCCCAGGATGGGATTTTGGACCAGGCCCGGTACCAGAGCTACCTGAGATTACGCAAAGAATCCGAACACTATGAACTGTCCTATGTTGAAAAACGCAAGAAGGATCGGAAGTTCGGGCAGTTCATCAAGGCGGCCAAGAAACAGGTCAAAAACAAATAG